The Euphorbia lathyris chromosome 3, ddEupLath1.1, whole genome shotgun sequence genome contains a region encoding:
- the LOC136221941 gene encoding triacylglycerol lipase OBL1-like: MTCAASSPPPSFLIVNPNKGRKRDIVKYFVWKDVKSGMSFLDSSEEEIKVNAAVSQRWMLLLSIIICRIFKLIDKPMKYMNYAVDFFLNLLSQNYGLFGILQNLFRGSLKIPQRDTVNFLSINGQVDGRIQLYKTTILSENVDNYIASDVANVKADLGNRYLMDLSIMASKLAYENPKVIQYVIDSFWKMHFVAFYDCWNESQEQSSTQVFICCDKPKDADLIVVSFRGTENAQDMITDFDFSWYEIPKVGKVHIGFLEALGLGSRTDPTSFQTHLVKHQTDFFHLEGDTEAKMKEFAEKSAYYAVALALTDLLKEHKNAKFLVTGHSLGGALAILFPSVLVVQEETEMLERLLNVYTFGQPRIGDSKFGAFVETRLNYPAMRYFRIVYCNDLIPRVPFDNKLFAFKHFGTCIYYDSCYFGKFMEEEPNKNFFALRYMIPMWANAAWELFRSIFIRYIYGPDYKETWLSTLFRVIGLLMPPFPAHSPVEYINSVRVGRKGSLTPFTSFKSFLLKC; encoded by the exons ATGACTTGTGCTGCTTCTTCCCCTCCTCCAAGTTTCCTGATAGTGAATCCTAATAAGGGAAGAAAGAGAGACATAGTGAAGTACTTCGTATGGAAAGATGTGAAGAGTGGAATGAGTTTTTTGGATAGttcagaagaagaaattaagGTTAATGCAGCTGTTAGTCAGAGATGGATGTTGTTGCTTTCTATCATCATTTGCCGAATCTTTAAACTTATTGATAAGCCAATGAAATACATGAATTACGCTGTTGATTTCTTTCTCAATCTTCTTTCTCAAAATTATGGCCTTTTTGGCATACTCCAAAACTTATTTCGCG GAAGTCTGAAGATACCACAAAGAGATACGGTGAATTTCTTGAGTATCAACGGGCAAGTAGATGGAAGAATTCAACTGTACAAGACTACAATCTTATCAGAGAATGTAGATAATTATATTGCATCAGATGTTGCAAACGTAAAAGCTGATCTGGGTAACAGATATCTGATGGACCTTAGCATTATGGCTTCTAAACTGGCTTATGAGAATCCGAAAGTTATTCAATATGTGATCGATAGTTTCTGGAAG ATGCACTTCGTCGCCTTCTATGACTGCTGGAATG AGAGCCAAGAGCAAAGCAGTACCCAGGTGTTCATATGCTGTGACAAGCCGAAAGATGCAGACTTGATAGTGGTGAGTTTCAGGGGAACAGAAAATGCACAAGATATGATTACGGATTTCGATTTCTCCTGGTATGAAATCCCCAAAGTTGGAAAAGTCCACATTGGATTCCTCGAAGCTCTGGGTTTGGGGAGCAGAACTGATCCTACAAGTTTCCAAACTCACCTTGTCAAGCATCAAACAGACTTCTTCCATTTGGAAGGCGATACTGAGGCGAAAATGAAGGAATTCGCCGAGAAAAGTGCTTACTATGCTGTGGCATTGGCACTTACGGACCTATTGAAGGAGCACAAGAATGCAAAATTCCTAGTCACAGGACACAGCTTAGGAGGTGCACTTGCTATATTATTTCCAAGTGTGCTTGTAGTTCAGGAAGAAACAGAAATGCTTGAAAGGTTGCTAAATGTTTACACCTTTGGCCAGCCAAGGATCGGAGACTCTAAATTTGGGGCTTTCGTGGAAACTCGTCTGAACTATCCGGCGATGAGATATTTCAGGATTGTTTACTGCAATGATCTGATTCCCAGGGTTCCTTTTGACAACAAGCTCTTCGCATTCAAGCATTTCGGAACATGTATTTACTATGATAGCTGCTACTTTGGTAAG TTTATGGAGGAGGAGCCAAACAAGAACTTCTTTGCATTGAGGTATATGATACCAATGTGGGCAAATGCAGCATGGGAGCTATTTAGAAGTATATTTATAAGATATATATATGGCCCAGACTACAAGGAGACTTGGTTGAGCACTTTGTTTAGGGTAATAGGACTTTTGATGCCACCTTTTCCTGCTCATAGCCCTGTGGAGTATATCAATTCTGTTAGGGTTGGAAGGAAGGGATCACTTACTCCTTTCACCTCTTTCAAAAGCTTTCTTCTCAAATGCTAA